Proteins co-encoded in one Tautonia rosea genomic window:
- a CDS encoding DUF2239 family protein, with translation MDEERTYTAFAGVRRIATADRKTMLLETKAYLDGGDPEPVLIFEDQTGKQVDFDFRGTPEEVLERADASGAKRQGPGRPKLGVVAREVTLLPRHWEWLERQPSGASAALRRLVDEARKREPQAERERRALEAAGAFMWSMAGNLPGFEEASRALFARDRECFDQLIDDWPADIRDHLRRLVDEPFRIDREGAASG, from the coding sequence ATGGACGAGGAACGCACGTACACAGCGTTTGCTGGAGTCAGGCGGATTGCCACGGCGGATCGGAAAACGATGCTGCTTGAGACGAAGGCGTATCTGGACGGGGGCGATCCGGAGCCGGTCTTGATCTTCGAGGATCAGACCGGCAAGCAGGTCGATTTCGACTTCCGGGGGACACCGGAGGAGGTTCTGGAGCGGGCCGACGCCTCCGGGGCGAAGCGACAGGGGCCGGGGCGGCCGAAGCTCGGCGTGGTCGCGAGGGAGGTCACTCTGCTGCCGAGGCACTGGGAATGGCTCGAACGGCAGCCGAGCGGGGCCTCGGCCGCCCTGCGTCGGCTGGTGGACGAGGCGCGGAAACGGGAGCCACAAGCCGAGCGGGAGCGGAGGGCCCTGGAGGCGGCAGGCGCGTTCATGTGGTCGATGGCGGGGAACCTGCCGGGGTTCGAGGAGGCGTCTCGGGCGCTCTTTGCCAGGGATCGGGAGTGCTTCGACCAGCTCATCGACGACTGGCCGGCGGACATCCGCGACCACCTGCGGCGGCTGGTCGACGAGCCGTTTAGGATCGACCGCGAGGGAGCGGCCTCAGGGTGA
- a CDS encoding PSD1 and planctomycete cytochrome C domain-containing protein — MTRALLSPSCRFPSFPFLIVLGIGLLSLPTPARADDAADREGLQLFESRVRPILIDRCQRCHGEEKQKGDLRVDSLAHLLGGGRTGPAVVPGDLVESLLVEAVRYEGFEMPPDGQLPTEEVEALVRWVELGAPWPGEDQTAAIRETPETFTDADRSYWSLQPVAEVEPPTVSDSGWSRNPIDRFVFDRLDDAGLSPAPEADRRTLIRRATFDLHGLPPTPEEVDAFLADDAPDAFDRLVDRLLDSPRYGERWGRHWLDLVRFAESDGYRADAFRPFAWRYRDYVIDALNRDLPYDQFIREQIAGDELDPESPVGRVATGYLRLWVYESNQRDVEGQWDGILDDITDVTADAFLGLGMGCARCHDHKYDPILQKDYYRLRSYFAAVIPEDNLSVLPDAPATGEAERRAAWEALTAATRAEIAELEARHRERAAQSAIEKFQPHMQALLRDDTGNLSPREQQLTTLAFRQVIMEYDKVPSQLKDEKARWEELVAELKSFDAIRPAPADVDAIADVGPVAPPTTIPGDRSGEDIAPGILSILDPEPAEIAPPPGWPDSTGRRTALAHWLTDPGNPLVPRVMVNRLWQYHFGKGIVATSSDFGRLGEKPSHPELLDWLATTFIDEGWSLKSLHRMMMTSSTYRQSSYRDDLESCQAVDSENTLLWRIPPRRLEAEPIRDAMLAVSGELDLDLGGPSVPADEPRRSVYTKFIRNVKDPVLGAFDIADGYLSTAQRNVTTAPTQSLMMINGGWTLKRAEAFANRLLDNPDLTDADRVQRAFRLAFARSPDSDELAAALAFLRGPSTDVDLIAADLSCDDGTEAPADRAAWVDFCHVLLNANEFLYVD, encoded by the coding sequence ATGACCAGGGCCCTCCTCTCTCCCTCCTGCCGATTCCCGTCGTTCCCCTTCCTGATCGTTCTGGGCATTGGCCTCCTCTCCCTTCCTACCCCGGCCCGAGCGGATGACGCCGCCGACCGCGAAGGGCTCCAGCTTTTCGAGTCCCGGGTCCGGCCGATCTTGATCGACCGTTGCCAGCGCTGCCACGGCGAGGAGAAGCAAAAAGGGGACCTGCGGGTCGACTCCCTGGCCCATTTGCTCGGGGGCGGCCGGACCGGCCCGGCAGTCGTTCCGGGCGATCTGGTCGAGAGCCTCCTGGTCGAGGCCGTCCGCTACGAAGGCTTCGAGATGCCCCCCGACGGCCAGCTTCCCACCGAGGAGGTCGAGGCCCTCGTCCGCTGGGTCGAGCTGGGCGCCCCCTGGCCCGGTGAAGACCAAACCGCCGCCATCCGGGAAACGCCCGAGACCTTCACCGACGCCGATCGCTCCTACTGGTCCCTCCAGCCGGTCGCCGAGGTCGAACCTCCGACTGTCTCCGACTCCGGCTGGAGCCGCAACCCGATCGACCGGTTCGTCTTCGATCGGCTCGACGACGCCGGCCTTTCTCCCGCTCCCGAGGCCGACCGCCGCACCCTGATCCGTCGCGCCACCTTCGACCTGCACGGCCTGCCGCCGACCCCCGAGGAGGTCGACGCCTTCCTCGCTGACGACGCCCCCGACGCCTTCGATCGCCTCGTCGATCGCCTGCTCGACTCCCCCCGCTACGGCGAGCGCTGGGGACGCCACTGGCTCGACCTCGTCCGCTTCGCCGAGTCCGACGGCTACCGGGCCGACGCCTTCCGCCCCTTCGCCTGGCGCTACCGCGACTACGTCATCGACGCCCTCAACCGCGACCTGCCCTACGATCAGTTCATCCGCGAGCAGATCGCCGGCGACGAACTCGACCCGGAAAGCCCCGTCGGCCGCGTCGCGACCGGTTACCTCCGCCTCTGGGTCTACGAGTCGAACCAGCGCGACGTGGAAGGCCAGTGGGACGGCATCCTTGATGACATCACCGACGTCACCGCCGACGCATTCCTCGGCCTCGGCATGGGGTGCGCCCGCTGCCACGACCACAAGTACGACCCGATCCTCCAGAAGGATTACTACCGGCTCCGCTCCTACTTCGCGGCCGTCATCCCCGAGGACAACCTGAGCGTCCTGCCCGACGCTCCTGCCACCGGCGAGGCCGAGCGTCGAGCCGCCTGGGAAGCCCTCACCGCCGCCACCCGAGCCGAGATTGCCGAGCTGGAAGCTCGCCACCGCGAGCGAGCCGCCCAGTCCGCCATCGAGAAGTTCCAGCCCCACATGCAGGCTCTACTCCGCGACGACACCGGCAACCTCTCCCCCCGAGAGCAGCAGCTCACCACCCTGGCCTTCCGCCAGGTCATCATGGAGTACGACAAGGTCCCTAGCCAGCTCAAGGATGAGAAAGCCCGCTGGGAGGAACTCGTCGCCGAACTGAAGTCGTTCGACGCGATCCGCCCCGCCCCGGCCGATGTGGACGCCATCGCCGACGTCGGCCCGGTCGCCCCTCCCACCACGATCCCCGGCGACCGCTCGGGCGAGGACATCGCCCCCGGCATCCTCTCGATCCTCGACCCCGAGCCGGCCGAGATCGCCCCGCCCCCCGGCTGGCCCGACTCGACCGGCCGACGCACCGCCCTGGCGCATTGGCTGACCGACCCAGGCAATCCGCTCGTCCCCCGGGTCATGGTCAACCGCCTCTGGCAGTACCACTTCGGCAAGGGGATCGTCGCCACCAGCAGCGACTTCGGCCGCCTGGGAGAGAAACCCAGCCATCCCGAGCTGCTCGACTGGCTCGCCACCACCTTCATCGACGAAGGGTGGAGCCTCAAGTCCTTGCACCGCATGATGATGACGTCGAGCACCTACCGTCAGTCGTCGTACCGCGACGACCTCGAATCGTGCCAGGCCGTGGACTCCGAAAACACCTTGCTCTGGCGGATCCCCCCGCGTCGCCTGGAGGCCGAACCGATCCGAGACGCCATGCTTGCCGTCAGCGGCGAGCTGGACCTTGACCTTGGCGGCCCCAGCGTCCCGGCCGACGAGCCCCGCCGGTCCGTATACACCAAGTTCATCCGCAACGTGAAGGACCCCGTTCTTGGTGCCTTCGACATCGCCGACGGCTACCTCAGCACCGCCCAGCGGAACGTGACCACCGCCCCCACCCAGTCGCTCATGATGATCAACGGCGGCTGGACCTTGAAGCGGGCCGAGGCCTTCGCCAATCGCCTCCTTGACAACCCCGACCTGACCGACGCCGATCGCGTGCAACGGGCCTTCCGCCTCGCCTTTGCCCGGTCGCCCGACTCGGACGAACTTGCCGCCGCGCTGGCCTTCCTTCGAGGGCCTTCGACCGACGTCGACCTGATCGCCGCCGACCTCTCGTGCGACGACGGGACCGAGGCCCCGGCCGACCGCGCCGCCTGGGTCGACTTCTGCCACGTACTTCTCAACGCCAACGAGTTCCTCTACGTCGATTGA
- a CDS encoding DUF1501 domain-containing protein — MPRHSESQPNPIPHRINALSRREMLLRGGAGFGALGLSYLLGGPSASAFVDSPTLLPDASAWKRPDGAKSVIFLFMEGGPSQIDTFDPKPEVNRFAGQSLPSSIKRVILPMGEMESPLLASHRTWSRRGECGMWVSDWLPHIGECADDLVVVRSCISDGLNHVNGVCQMNTGSIRGGRPSLGSWVTYGLGTENENLPAYVVLQDHERATVAGGPRNWGAGFMPAVYQGTKLASGNEPIPDLLPPDGIDDARQRRKLALLDQFNRHHALERPDQSELDARIASYELAFRMQAEAPEAVDIDSESEETKRLYGLDREETATFGRNCLLARRLVERGVRFIQLYHGAGSKWDAHTGIEKNHTENCRSMDYPVAGLIKDLKRRGLLDETLIVWGGEFGRTPMSEKGDGRDHNPYGFTMFMAGAGLQGGRVIGQTDDFGLHAIEDRIHVHDLHATILHLMGLDPDRLVFLHKGRPERATLNEGVVADRVVFG, encoded by the coding sequence ATGCCCCGCCACTCTGAATCGCAGCCGAATCCGATCCCGCACCGGATCAACGCCTTGTCCCGCCGCGAGATGCTCCTCCGCGGCGGGGCCGGATTCGGGGCGTTGGGCCTGTCCTATCTGCTCGGCGGTCCCTCGGCCTCAGCCTTTGTCGACAGCCCGACCCTCCTGCCCGATGCCTCCGCCTGGAAGCGGCCCGACGGCGCCAAGAGTGTCATCTTCCTCTTCATGGAAGGCGGCCCGAGCCAGATCGACACCTTTGACCCCAAGCCCGAGGTCAACCGCTTCGCCGGCCAGTCCCTGCCGTCGAGCATCAAGCGGGTCATCCTCCCCATGGGAGAGATGGAATCTCCTCTGCTCGCCTCACACCGCACGTGGTCGCGTCGAGGCGAGTGCGGCATGTGGGTCTCCGACTGGCTGCCCCACATCGGCGAGTGTGCCGATGATCTGGTCGTCGTCCGCTCCTGCATCTCCGACGGCCTGAATCACGTCAACGGCGTCTGCCAGATGAACACCGGCTCGATCCGAGGGGGCCGCCCCTCACTCGGCAGTTGGGTGACCTACGGACTCGGAACCGAGAACGAGAACCTCCCCGCGTACGTCGTTCTCCAGGACCACGAACGAGCCACCGTTGCGGGCGGGCCTCGCAACTGGGGGGCCGGCTTCATGCCCGCCGTCTACCAGGGGACCAAGCTCGCGTCCGGTAACGAGCCGATCCCCGACCTCCTTCCCCCCGACGGCATCGACGACGCTCGCCAGCGCCGCAAGCTCGCCTTGCTCGACCAGTTTAACCGCCACCACGCCCTCGAACGTCCAGACCAGTCGGAACTCGACGCCCGGATCGCCTCCTACGAGCTTGCCTTCCGGATGCAGGCCGAGGCTCCCGAGGCGGTCGACATCGACTCCGAGTCCGAGGAAACGAAGCGTCTTTACGGCCTCGACCGCGAGGAAACCGCCACCTTCGGCCGGAACTGCCTGCTCGCCCGCCGCCTGGTCGAGCGGGGTGTCCGCTTCATCCAGCTCTACCACGGGGCCGGCAGCAAGTGGGACGCCCACACGGGCATCGAGAAGAACCACACCGAGAATTGCCGGTCGATGGATTACCCCGTCGCCGGCCTGATCAAGGACCTTAAGCGCCGCGGGTTGCTCGACGAAACCCTCATCGTCTGGGGAGGCGAATTCGGCCGCACCCCCATGTCCGAGAAGGGGGACGGCCGCGACCACAACCCCTACGGCTTCACCATGTTCATGGCTGGGGCCGGTCTTCAGGGTGGGCGCGTCATCGGACAGACGGATGACTTCGGCCTGCACGCGATCGAGGACCGCATCCACGTCCACGACCTGCACGCCACGATCCTCCACCTGATGGGCCTCGACCCCGACCGCCTCGTCTTCCTCCACAAGGGCCGCCCTGAACGGGCCACCCTCAACGAGGGGGTCGTGGCCGATCGCGTTGTATTTGGTTGA
- a CDS encoding GNAT family N-acetyltransferase, whose amino-acid sequence MTDVVVRLLNRSDAPLFEKVADDVFDAEIQADLVREFLNDPRSLMSVALHSGVIVGMASAVIYVHPDKPRQLFINEVGVAPPYQRRGVGRRLVSALLDRARELGCSEAWVATEVENHPPRSLYEALGGVEDSPPAVLYLFDLTQEDRSEEGPCEGTGPDGS is encoded by the coding sequence ATGACTGACGTCGTGGTAAGGCTGCTCAATCGATCTGATGCTCCCCTCTTCGAGAAGGTCGCGGACGACGTCTTTGATGCAGAAATCCAGGCCGATCTCGTCCGGGAATTCCTCAATGATCCCCGTAGTCTGATGTCCGTGGCACTGCACTCGGGCGTCATCGTGGGCATGGCATCGGCCGTGATCTACGTCCACCCGGACAAGCCGCGTCAACTGTTCATCAACGAAGTTGGCGTGGCCCCGCCCTACCAGCGCCGAGGGGTGGGCAGACGGCTCGTCTCCGCGCTCCTCGATCGGGCTCGCGAGCTGGGCTGCTCGGAGGCCTGGGTGGCTACCGAGGTCGAGAATCACCCTCCTCGATCGCTCTACGAGGCACTCGGGGGCGTCGAAGATTCCCCTCCTGCGGTGCTCTACCTCTTTGATCTGACTCAAGAGGATCGATCTGAGGAAGGTCCTTGTGAGGGAACAGGACCTGACGGCTCCTGA
- a CDS encoding M20/M25/M40 family metallo-hydrolase, with the protein MSPILLASVRACSRPLAIVVPWVLLVGMVESARSQELYPSLARIKADVAFLADDAQEGRSPGSAGIERSAQYIAQVFKEVGLTPAPGLDDYYQPFTITGSARLGRSQSLAATVDEGETIDGRLRRDFMPLSIGGAGAFESLPIAFVGYGITTPDGAEFSYDDYAGIDVEGKVVILLRRAPKYDEPGSPFAPDGARPVDVATFRHKAINAFRHGAKAVLMVNDEAGLKGEEDELLLFTSAGTERYTTIPFVMARRAFVDQLLKAAGAPPLSELEAQITAEATPKPASRLLDKVALTASIDVEQPTIVAKNVIGVLEGAGPLADETVVIGAHYDHLGKGGAGSLAPFSSDIHNGADDNASGTSMMLEMARRLAARPDPLPRRVVFMAFSAEERGLLGSRFYVEDQPLIPLDQTVFMFNFDMVGRLNENRQLTVFGVDSTPGLRELVTAIGSSHGLDLRPNAQVAGNSDHAPFYERGIPVAFLFTGTHRDYHRPSDTAEKVNYEGMAQIADYAELLLLDVTRRPERPVFSVSEEAEPEPRRMAAGNGASLGTIPDYDESVEGLRLNGVREGSAAAKAGLTGGDIIIGFAGKPVGTIYDFMEGLNEAKPGDRVAIEVRRGDETLTLEAVLDASAPREGHDD; encoded by the coding sequence ATGTCCCCAATCCTTCTTGCTTCGGTTCGAGCGTGCTCGCGGCCCCTGGCGATCGTTGTGCCCTGGGTCCTGTTGGTTGGGATGGTCGAATCGGCCCGATCTCAGGAACTTTACCCCTCGTTGGCCCGCATCAAGGCTGATGTCGCCTTCCTTGCCGACGATGCCCAGGAGGGCCGCTCCCCCGGTTCGGCCGGAATCGAGCGATCGGCCCAGTATATCGCCCAGGTCTTCAAAGAGGTGGGCTTGACCCCCGCCCCCGGCCTCGACGACTACTATCAGCCGTTCACCATCACCGGATCGGCCCGGCTCGGGCGCTCCCAGTCGCTGGCCGCGACTGTCGACGAGGGGGAGACGATCGACGGCCGCCTCAGGCGAGATTTCATGCCCCTGAGTATCGGCGGCGCCGGCGCCTTCGAATCGCTCCCAATCGCCTTTGTTGGGTATGGCATCACCACGCCCGACGGAGCCGAATTCTCCTATGACGATTACGCCGGGATCGATGTCGAGGGTAAGGTCGTCATCCTCCTCCGACGCGCTCCGAAGTACGACGAACCCGGTAGCCCATTCGCTCCCGATGGTGCCCGCCCGGTCGACGTTGCCACCTTCCGCCACAAGGCCATCAATGCCTTCCGCCACGGGGCCAAGGCGGTCCTCATGGTCAACGACGAGGCAGGCTTGAAGGGCGAGGAGGACGAACTCCTTCTCTTTACCTCTGCCGGAACCGAGCGCTACACGACCATCCCCTTCGTCATGGCCCGACGTGCCTTTGTCGATCAACTGCTTAAGGCGGCTGGCGCTCCGCCCCTTTCGGAACTCGAAGCTCAGATTACGGCCGAAGCCACTCCCAAACCTGCCAGCCGATTGCTTGACAAGGTCGCCCTGACCGCCTCGATTGACGTGGAACAGCCGACCATCGTGGCCAAGAATGTCATCGGTGTGCTCGAAGGTGCCGGCCCGCTGGCCGACGAGACCGTGGTCATCGGCGCTCACTACGACCACCTCGGCAAAGGGGGGGCCGGATCACTCGCTCCCTTCTCCTCCGACATCCATAACGGGGCCGACGACAACGCCTCGGGAACGTCGATGATGCTGGAAATGGCTCGACGCCTGGCCGCCCGCCCCGATCCGCTCCCCCGTCGCGTGGTCTTCATGGCCTTCTCGGCGGAAGAGCGTGGGTTGCTCGGTTCACGGTTCTACGTCGAGGATCAGCCGCTGATTCCGCTCGACCAGACGGTCTTCATGTTCAACTTCGATATGGTTGGCCGGTTGAATGAAAACCGCCAGTTGACGGTCTTCGGCGTTGATTCAACCCCTGGCCTCCGGGAACTGGTCACGGCGATCGGCTCCTCGCACGGGCTCGACCTCCGTCCCAATGCCCAGGTGGCCGGCAACAGCGACCACGCACCATTCTATGAGCGAGGCATCCCGGTGGCCTTTCTGTTCACCGGAACCCACCGCGACTATCACCGCCCCAGCGACACGGCTGAGAAGGTCAATTACGAAGGGATGGCCCAGATCGCCGACTACGCCGAATTGCTGCTTCTTGATGTCACCCGGCGTCCCGAGCGGCCCGTGTTCTCAGTCAGCGAGGAAGCCGAACCCGAGCCGCGGCGGATGGCCGCGGGCAACGGGGCTTCGCTTGGCACGATCCCCGATTATGATGAGAGCGTCGAGGGGCTTCGCCTCAACGGGGTCCGGGAAGGCAGCGCCGCCGCGAAGGCCGGTTTAACCGGCGGCGACATCATCATCGGGTTCGCCGGCAAGCCCGTCGGCACCATCTATGACTTCATGGAAGGGCTGAACGAGGCGAAGCCCGGCGACCGAGTGGCCATCGAGGTTCGCCGAGGCGACGAAACCTTGACGCTCGAAGCCGTCCTTGATGCCTCTGCACCCCGAGAAGGGCACGACGATTGA
- a CDS encoding ABC transporter ATP-binding protein, with product MSRLLCEGLSKRYDRIAVVDEVSLEVKSGQWLAVLGPPGSGKSSLARVIVGLDRPDRGEIFVDDRLIQTTRPHERGFGYLGPSEALWPHLTIAENVGYGLRARGIARKDRLRKVEEALTTIGLETLADRLPSALDDLQRRRAELARAIVDDPRILILDEPTGPLDPRNRPAFRDELRRLRTSWDRTVVVLTQHRDDALAFSDRLAVMDLGRIVQVGSSEEVYGTPADAFVAQLLGPVNLFQGQVAGASMSGELFVRTTIGRLVGRLATRAEPPVGTPVTVAIRPESIRLGPNLPVDANRFQVTVERQVFQGALRSVDLRGPGDWPLMASALHPQAPDLREGQPLTVAVAPDHVVVLLGRYATVPKPGEPVS from the coding sequence ATGAGCCGCCTCCTCTGCGAAGGGCTCTCGAAACGGTATGACCGGATCGCCGTGGTCGACGAGGTGAGTCTGGAGGTCAAGTCCGGGCAATGGCTTGCGGTCCTCGGTCCCCCTGGCTCGGGCAAATCGAGCCTCGCCCGGGTGATCGTGGGGCTCGACCGTCCCGATCGTGGCGAGATCTTCGTCGATGATCGCCTGATTCAGACGACCCGACCCCACGAGCGCGGCTTCGGCTACCTCGGGCCGTCGGAGGCCCTCTGGCCTCATCTGACGATCGCCGAGAACGTCGGTTACGGGCTTCGGGCGCGAGGGATTGCTCGGAAAGATCGACTCCGGAAGGTCGAGGAGGCCCTCACGACGATTGGACTCGAAACCCTGGCCGATCGGCTTCCCTCGGCCCTGGATGACCTGCAACGCCGGAGGGCCGAGTTGGCCCGAGCGATTGTTGACGACCCCCGCATCCTCATTCTCGACGAGCCGACCGGGCCACTCGACCCCCGCAATCGCCCGGCCTTTCGCGATGAGCTGCGACGGCTTCGGACCAGTTGGGATCGAACCGTCGTGGTCCTGACCCAGCATCGAGACGACGCCCTGGCCTTCTCCGATCGCCTGGCGGTCATGGACCTGGGTCGGATCGTCCAGGTCGGCTCATCCGAGGAGGTTTACGGCACCCCGGCCGATGCGTTCGTGGCTCAGTTGCTCGGGCCGGTGAACCTGTTCCAGGGGCAGGTGGCCGGGGCGTCGATGTCGGGAGAGCTGTTCGTTCGGACCACGATCGGCCGCCTCGTCGGCCGCCTGGCGACCCGCGCCGAGCCTCCGGTCGGCACGCCGGTCACGGTGGCCATCCGTCCCGAGTCGATCCGCCTGGGTCCAAACCTGCCGGTCGATGCCAATCGGTTTCAGGTCACGGTCGAGCGGCAGGTGTTTCAAGGGGCATTGCGCTCAGTCGACCTGCGAGGCCCCGGCGACTGGCCGCTTATGGCCTCGGCGCTTCATCCGCAGGCCCCCGACCTCCGCGAAGGCCAGCCCTTGACCGTTGCCGTGGCCCCCGATCATGTCGTCGTCCTGCTCGGTCGTTATGCGACGGTCCCGAAGCCTGGCGAGCCGGTCTCGTGA
- a CDS encoding serine/threonine protein kinase produces MNADRDLHLLVLAIQKHVIDPCRLAQVLADWTPEELKDGVISFLVRQGTLSPDDLHRLELMTTQSDPHESAETASIPLGSLPVNADATTRGEPLSGSETVPFDSGSESCESNQNGEPFVPPQRFEILGLHETGGLGLIWRARDRVIGREVALKTLRPDRAGTEHARSRFVREAQVTGQLEHPSIVPLYDLSSSGNTPFYVMRFISGRTLSQVATDYHHRRKEGQVKPLDLVSLLDAFVGVCRAVAFAHRHEVLHRDLKGQNVVVGEFGEVFLLDWGLAKQVGEVGDLSGTAPSEGGDSGEDTAPGSAVGTPGYMAPEVARGAGSTKKSDIYGLGAVLYSLLTGRAPYSGSSVNQVLRKIITTDPSPIRSIHPEAPAALEAICKKAMARNPDDRYDSAEEVSTEVRRWLADEPVHAYPEPWGVRFARWARRRKTTVIAVAIFLTTAALVAALAAILLWQEEQRTAAAKELAEQNAELAQREQLRAEQNAQRAEDEQLLAEQNAELARTVSADALALVQAVEWVLASTESLHRFRKDLLDSGSRTFRDELARNPDDTTTVSQAADVFLYTANVFRLEGNDSTADALYQEAAELLNQLIAADPADPAPRLRLVNTLKDWAVLRSRTGPQAEANALYQQAMAALEPLRGPEDELPEVRRSLARILLNQSVSLELIGDQHAALNAARHATDLFAELVDLPLTGRHPYDPLMLARALTLSAARERDLGQIERAKDIHVQAVRAYDAVNKSTPYGMTQADVAWTVAVCRLERGKTWALDRDPRAWGALDAAVSAYEQLAAGFSWVIGYPSGLADALIIRADAKAAVGFPDARDDYDRARAVAERLVEQQPDVPRYRSLLGNSLIGLATTVRHDPERRDEFLRLAEEHLARAVLADPDAVDDRTALEKVRAARN; encoded by the coding sequence ATGAATGCCGATCGAGATCTCCATCTCTTGGTGCTGGCGATTCAAAAGCATGTCATCGACCCGTGCCGGCTCGCACAGGTGCTTGCCGACTGGACTCCCGAGGAACTGAAGGACGGGGTCATCTCCTTCCTTGTCAGACAAGGAACCCTTTCCCCCGATGACCTGCATCGCCTGGAATTGATGACCACCCAGAGCGATCCTCACGAATCGGCCGAGACGGCATCGATCCCCCTTGGCTCGCTCCCCGTCAACGCGGACGCAACGACCCGGGGAGAGCCGCTTTCGGGCAGTGAGACCGTTCCCTTCGATTCCGGGAGTGAGTCTTGCGAATCGAATCAGAACGGCGAACCGTTTGTCCCTCCTCAGCGTTTCGAGATTCTTGGACTGCACGAGACTGGCGGGCTGGGCCTCATCTGGCGGGCCAGAGACAGGGTCATCGGCCGAGAGGTCGCGCTCAAGACCTTGCGTCCTGATCGGGCGGGGACCGAGCACGCCCGATCCCGGTTCGTTCGAGAGGCTCAGGTCACGGGCCAGCTGGAACACCCGAGCATCGTGCCCCTCTATGACCTATCCAGCAGCGGGAACACCCCGTTTTATGTGATGCGGTTTATTTCCGGTCGGACCCTTTCTCAGGTGGCGACGGATTACCACCACCGCCGAAAGGAAGGCCAGGTGAAGCCGCTCGATCTGGTGAGCCTGCTCGATGCCTTTGTCGGCGTCTGTCGCGCGGTTGCCTTCGCGCATCGACACGAGGTCTTGCACCGTGATTTGAAGGGACAGAATGTCGTCGTCGGTGAGTTCGGCGAGGTCTTCCTCCTCGACTGGGGACTGGCCAAACAGGTTGGCGAGGTGGGCGATCTGAGTGGGACCGCGCCGAGCGAGGGCGGAGACAGTGGTGAGGATACCGCACCCGGCTCCGCCGTCGGCACCCCCGGTTACATGGCCCCCGAGGTCGCACGAGGAGCGGGTTCCACGAAGAAGTCCGACATCTACGGTCTCGGGGCGGTCCTTTACTCACTCTTGACCGGCAGGGCCCCCTACTCTGGTTCCTCGGTGAACCAGGTTTTGCGCAAGATCATCACCACCGATCCGTCCCCGATCCGGTCAATCCATCCCGAGGCCCCTGCCGCGCTCGAAGCCATTTGCAAGAAGGCCATGGCCCGAAATCCGGACGATCGTTACGACTCAGCCGAGGAGGTTTCCACCGAGGTCCGCCGCTGGCTCGCGGACGAGCCGGTGCATGCCTATCCCGAACCCTGGGGTGTTCGGTTTGCCCGTTGGGCCAGACGACGGAAAACCACGGTCATCGCGGTGGCCATTTTCCTGACCACCGCTGCGCTGGTGGCAGCCCTTGCGGCAATCTTGCTCTGGCAAGAAGAACAACGCACCGCGGCCGCGAAGGAACTCGCCGAGCAGAACGCCGAGCTTGCCCAGCGCGAGCAGCTTCGGGCCGAGCAAAACGCGCAGCGTGCGGAGGATGAACAACTCCTTGCCGAGCAAAACGCCGAACTTGCCCGGACCGTGAGTGCCGATGCCCTGGCCCTGGTCCAGGCGGTCGAGTGGGTTCTCGCCTCGACCGAGTCGTTACATCGGTTCCGCAAGGACTTGCTCGACTCCGGCAGCCGGACATTTCGCGATGAGCTCGCCCGCAATCCTGACGACACCACCACCGTCTCTCAGGCGGCCGATGTATTTCTCTACACCGCAAACGTTTTCCGCCTGGAAGGGAATGATTCCACTGCGGATGCGCTGTATCAGGAAGCGGCCGAGCTGCTGAATCAACTGATCGCCGCCGATCCCGCCGACCCCGCCCCGCGCTTGCGGCTCGTCAATACCCTCAAGGATTGGGCGGTCCTCCGCTCCCGCACGGGCCCTCAAGCCGAGGCCAATGCCCTGTACCAGCAGGCGATGGCCGCCCTGGAGCCGCTTCGAGGGCCGGAGGACGAGCTTCCGGAGGTCCGGCGCTCGCTCGCCCGCATCCTACTCAATCAATCCGTCAGCCTGGAACTCATCGGTGATCAACACGCTGCGCTGAATGCCGCCCGTCATGCCACCGACCTGTTCGCCGAGTTGGTCGATCTTCCCCTGACTGGCCGACACCCGTACGATCCCTTGATGCTTGCCCGAGCCCTGACGCTCTCCGCCGCTCGTGAACGGGATCTTGGTCAGATTGAACGCGCCAAGGACATTCACGTTCAGGCCGTCCGGGCTTACGACGCCGTCAACAAGTCCACCCCTTACGGGATGACTCAGGCCGATGTGGCCTGGACGGTCGCGGTTTGCCGACTGGAACGAGGAAAGACCTGGGCACTCGACCGCGATCCGAGAGCCTGGGGAGCGCTCGACGCGGCCGTGAGTGCCTATGAGCAGCTCGCCGCGGGGTTCTCCTGGGTGATTGGCTATCCGTCGGGACTGGCCGATGCGCTCATCATCCGGGCCGACGCCAAGGCTGCTGTTGGGTTTCCCGATGCTCGTGACGATTACGACCGGGCTCGAGCGGTTGCCGAGCGCCTGGTCGAGCAACAGCCCGACGTTCCACGGTATCGGAGTTTGCTCGGAAATAGCTTGATCGGCCTGGCAACCACAGTTCGTCACGATCCGGAACGACGAGATGAATTCCTGCGATTGGCTGAGGAACATCTTGCCAGGGCCGTCCTGGCCGATCCGGATGCCGTCGACGATCGGACAGCGTTGGAGAAGGTCCGAGCGGCCCGGAATTGA